In the genome of Pelobacter seleniigenes DSM 18267, one region contains:
- a CDS encoding MBL fold metallo-hydrolase, whose protein sequence is MIPQQHTLNTPYLVGPVHCYSAELAGELVLFDCGPPSVEALAQLQRTIPLERLKHIVISHCHVDHYGLAAQLQQQTGAKLYLPYRDHLRLSRTQEHIAGVVELLREAGFPDKFTIAFSEHISVPDLIYPTSPSEYLITEQELPARLGISVLPCPGHSQSDLALCGAGWAVTGDIMLAGIFQAPVLEIDLLTGQRFSNYQAYCTSLERIATLRDKTILPGHRQQVTSVDNCLLFYLHKLLSRAERVCRFPAQTSPYEIVKQLLGINYQLPYATYAKASEIIFIRDFLADPERLKTATINAGLYPLLVDQLAAFITDEARRAS, encoded by the coding sequence ATGATTCCACAACAGCATACCCTGAACACCCCCTATCTGGTCGGTCCGGTCCACTGTTATTCAGCCGAGTTGGCCGGTGAGCTGGTGCTTTTCGATTGTGGCCCGCCCAGCGTTGAAGCTCTGGCCCAACTGCAACGGACTATTCCCCTGGAGCGGCTTAAACATATTGTCATCAGCCACTGCCATGTCGATCATTACGGCCTGGCGGCGCAGTTGCAACAACAGACCGGTGCCAAACTCTACCTGCCCTACCGCGATCACCTCAGGCTCAGCAGAACGCAGGAGCATATCGCCGGAGTAGTGGAGCTGCTTCGCGAGGCCGGGTTTCCGGACAAATTTACGATCGCGTTCAGCGAACATATCAGCGTGCCGGACCTGATTTACCCGACCTCGCCGAGCGAGTACCTGATCACCGAACAGGAGCTGCCGGCCCGACTGGGAATCAGCGTTTTGCCCTGTCCCGGGCATTCCCAGAGCGACCTGGCCCTGTGCGGAGCGGGCTGGGCCGTGACCGGGGATATCATGCTGGCGGGTATTTTTCAGGCCCCGGTCCTGGAGATCGACCTGCTCACTGGGCAGCGCTTTTCCAACTACCAGGCTTACTGCACCAGCCTGGAACGGATCGCGACTCTGCGCGACAAAACCATTCTGCCGGGGCATCGCCAACAGGTAACCAGCGTTGACAACTGTCTGCTCTTTTATCTGCACAAGCTGTTGAGCCGGGCGGAGCGGGTATGTCGGTTCCCGGCGCAAACCAGCCCTTACGAAATTGTCAAACAGCTGCTCGGCATCAATTACCAGCTCCCCTATGCCACCTACGCCAAAGCCTCGGAGATCATCTTTATCCGCGACTTTCTTGCCGACCCGGAACGACTCAAGACCGCCACCATCAACGCTGGCCTGTATCCACTGTTGGTCGACCAGTTGGCCGCCTTCATTACGGACGAAGCGCGCCGGGCCAGCTGA
- a CDS encoding MFS transporter produces the protein MKSKHNHHLPTDRSNTLGTGLVLFSVLTIGIGQSMTFALLAPLGREIGFKEVQVGIIISCAALTFTLMSPVWGRACDRLGRKPIMLLGMAGYVIGCTTFASMFLLGFKGILSGWALFLLVILARVMMALLMSAGPSAAAGYIADTTNAEQRVAGMGRLGAARTLGAILGPALSGVLAVFGLLAPLYIAAGITLISTVLLGTTLKEPRHTSKKTTPAKKLKWLDRRYRPYVLTGLLTFISFSMMGQTIGFYFQDIFSLNGQETAQALGTGMMISALMSFFSQSFLVNRLKLTPLQLMRGGLPLLIVGYALLPVINSLPLAFAILGGLGLGLGLVAPGFTAGASLAVGQHEQGAIGGIVSACPAGGFIIGPLFGTSLYQLGHSLPYICASLLVIPLFIYIWRLDSGKYR, from the coding sequence TTGAAAAGCAAGCATAACCACCATCTGCCCACTGACCGCAGCAACACATTGGGAACCGGCTTGGTGCTGTTCAGTGTCCTGACCATCGGCATCGGCCAATCCATGACCTTTGCCCTGCTCGCCCCTCTCGGTCGTGAAATCGGCTTCAAGGAAGTCCAGGTCGGCATAATCATCAGCTGTGCGGCCTTGACCTTCACCCTGATGAGCCCGGTATGGGGCCGGGCCTGCGATCGGCTGGGCCGCAAACCGATCATGTTGCTGGGGATGGCCGGCTATGTCATCGGCTGTACCACTTTTGCCTCCATGTTCCTGCTTGGCTTCAAGGGGATTCTTTCCGGCTGGGCCCTCTTTCTGCTGGTCATTCTGGCCCGGGTCATGATGGCCTTGCTGATGTCCGCCGGCCCCAGTGCCGCAGCCGGCTATATCGCCGACACCACCAACGCGGAACAGCGGGTCGCCGGCATGGGCCGCCTCGGCGCCGCCCGCACCCTGGGAGCTATCCTCGGGCCGGCCTTAAGCGGCGTGCTGGCGGTTTTCGGTCTGCTCGCCCCCCTGTATATTGCTGCGGGCATCACCCTGATCAGCACCGTCCTGCTGGGCACGACTCTTAAAGAGCCACGCCACACCTCCAAAAAGACCACTCCGGCTAAAAAACTGAAGTGGCTGGACCGCCGCTACCGCCCCTATGTTCTGACCGGTCTGCTGACCTTTATCTCTTTCTCGATGATGGGCCAAACCATCGGTTTTTACTTTCAGGACATCTTCTCTCTCAATGGCCAGGAAACCGCCCAGGCCCTCGGCACGGGGATGATGATTTCAGCGCTGATGTCGTTCTTTTCCCAGTCGTTTCTGGTCAACAGGCTGAAACTGACCCCGTTGCAACTGATGCGTGGCGGCTTGCCGCTACTGATTGTGGGCTATGCCCTGTTGCCCGTTATTAACAGTCTGCCCCTGGCCTTTGCCATTCTTGGCGGACTCGGGTTGGGGCTGGGATTGGTGGCACCGGGCTTTACGGCCGGGGCCTCCCTCGCGGTCGGCCAGCATGAACAAGGGGCCATCGGCGGCATCGTTTCCGCCTGCCCTGCCGGCGGCTTCATAATCGGGCCACTATTCGGCACCAGCCTTTATCAATTGGGGCACAGCCTCCCCTATATCTGTGCCAGCCTGCTGGTTATCCCGTTATTCATTTATATCTGGCGACTCGACAGCGGCAAATATCGATAA
- a CDS encoding MBL fold metallo-hydrolase, with translation MIPEQHTLDTPYLVGPVHCYSTEIDGELILFDTGPPTLAASRYLAQTLDLSRLRHVIISHCHPDHYGLAHWLEQHSSATIYLPFRDYLKFSREQERKVLLRELLLQVGFDDTFIQRLAGNDRQPEIYPSWPERCKIIEESLPPELGIEVLACPGHSQSDLVLSGADWAVTGDVLLRGIFQTPLLDIDLVTEQRFRNYHAYCATLTKLSRLKDRKVLPGHREYITSVDDCLLFYLRKMLARAARISKLPLNMNAVETISKLLNDDFKAPMISFLKVSEVIFLRDFLAEPELLYQAITEIGLYPLLTKELALFCAPDKSSLYPPFDFR, from the coding sequence ATGATACCAGAACAACACACCCTCGATACTCCTTATCTGGTCGGTCCGGTTCACTGCTACAGCACCGAAATCGACGGCGAGCTGATCCTGTTCGATACCGGCCCGCCAACCCTGGCCGCCAGCCGTTATCTGGCCCAAACCCTCGATCTTTCCCGACTCCGGCATGTCATCATCAGCCATTGTCATCCGGATCACTACGGTCTGGCCCACTGGCTCGAACAGCATAGCAGCGCAACTATCTACCTGCCGTTTCGTGATTACCTCAAATTCAGCAGAGAACAGGAACGGAAAGTCCTGTTGCGCGAGCTGCTGCTGCAGGTCGGCTTTGACGATACATTCATCCAGCGCCTGGCAGGCAATGACCGCCAACCGGAAATTTACCCGAGCTGGCCGGAGCGCTGCAAAATTATCGAAGAAAGCCTGCCGCCCGAGCTCGGCATCGAAGTCCTGGCCTGCCCCGGACACTCGCAAAGCGATCTGGTGCTGAGCGGTGCGGACTGGGCTGTCACCGGGGACGTGCTGCTGCGCGGCATTTTCCAGACCCCGTTACTCGATATCGACCTGGTAACAGAGCAGCGCTTCAGAAACTACCACGCCTACTGCGCAACCCTGACCAAACTGTCGCGGCTGAAGGACAGAAAGGTCCTCCCCGGACACCGGGAATACATCACCAGCGTCGATGACTGCCTCTTGTTTTACCTGCGCAAGATGCTGGCCAGAGCGGCCCGAATCAGCAAACTGCCGCTGAACATGAATGCGGTTGAAACCATCAGCAAACTGTTGAATGATGATTTCAAAGCACCCATGATCAGTTTCCTGAAAGTGTCGGAAGTGATTTTTCTGCGTGATTTTCTCGCTGAACCGGAGCTATTATATCAGGCTATAACAGAGATCGGCCTGTATCCGCTTCTTACCAAAGAATTAGCCCTGTTCTGCGCACCGGACAAATCTTCCCTGTATCCACCCTTTGATTTCAGGTAG
- a CDS encoding OmpP1/FadL family transporter: MLKTMRPLLISLALFASCSGSAFASGFAIVEQSVTGLGNSFAGGAAAAEDASTIFFNPAGMTLLEGQQIIAGVHYIMPSTKFSSSQATNVLGGSLGSNDGGQGGVSKFVPNFYYSNRISDRLAVGLGIMAPFGLATKYDKDWVGRYHAVESDVSTMNINPALAIKVTDKLSIGMGVSAQYIDATLSSMVDGGLVYYKQTNDPSYVSNTNFDILAENTGDDWGYGFNLGILYELSDSTRIGAAYRSEVKHKLKGQLKAKDFPTALAAFSSAFATQDITADLTLPATASFSVYHQLTDKLAIMGDITWTGWSSFDKLTIEFDDTFAGATESTTTENWNDTWRYSLGATYQVNEMWVLRSGVAFDETPISDKYRTPRIPGEDRIWLSLGTGIHLTDRLSMDAAYAHLFVADSKLEKSATDPEDTARGTLVGEYENSVDIVSIQLTYNF; this comes from the coding sequence ATGTTGAAAACCATGCGTCCACTACTGATTTCTCTGGCCTTGTTCGCCAGCTGTAGCGGCAGTGCCTTTGCCTCAGGGTTTGCCATTGTCGAGCAATCGGTCACCGGATTGGGAAATTCATTTGCCGGAGGAGCTGCCGCGGCAGAGGATGCCAGCACGATTTTCTTCAATCCGGCGGGGATGACCCTGCTCGAAGGGCAGCAGATCATCGCCGGAGTCCATTATATTATGCCGTCAACCAAGTTTTCTTCAAGCCAGGCAACCAATGTCCTCGGTGGTTCCCTGGGCAGCAATGACGGCGGCCAGGGCGGGGTCAGCAAATTTGTCCCCAACTTTTATTACAGCAACCGCATCTCTGACCGCCTTGCCGTCGGCCTCGGCATTATGGCTCCGTTCGGGTTGGCCACCAAATACGACAAGGACTGGGTGGGTCGTTATCACGCCGTGGAATCGGATGTTTCAACCATGAACATCAATCCGGCCCTGGCCATCAAAGTGACCGACAAACTGAGCATTGGCATGGGCGTCAGTGCCCAATACATCGATGCAACCCTGTCGAGTATGGTCGACGGTGGTCTGGTTTACTACAAACAGACCAACGATCCATCTTATGTCAGCAATACCAATTTCGATATCCTCGCAGAAAACACCGGCGACGACTGGGGCTATGGTTTCAACCTGGGTATCCTCTACGAATTGAGCGACAGCACGCGCATCGGCGCCGCCTATCGTTCCGAGGTCAAGCATAAGCTCAAAGGCCAGCTGAAGGCCAAGGACTTCCCGACGGCCCTGGCTGCATTCTCTTCGGCTTTTGCAACCCAGGATATTACCGCCGATCTGACCCTGCCCGCTACAGCCTCGTTCAGCGTTTACCATCAGCTCACTGACAAGCTGGCCATCATGGGCGACATCACCTGGACCGGCTGGAGTTCCTTTGACAAGCTGACCATCGAATTCGACGACACCTTTGCCGGTGCTACTGAGTCGACCACCACCGAAAACTGGAACGACACCTGGCGCTATTCCCTTGGCGCTACGTACCAGGTCAACGAGATGTGGGTGCTGCGGAGCGGGGTCGCTTTTGACGAAACCCCGATCTCCGACAAATACCGGACCCCGCGCATTCCCGGCGAAGACCGGATCTGGCTCTCGTTAGGTACGGGCATCCACTTGACTGATCGTCTCTCCATGGACGCCGCTTACGCCCATCTATTCGTCGCTGATTCCAAACTGGAAAAATCCGCAACCGATCCAGAGGATACCGCCCGCGGCACCTTGGTCGGGGAATATGAAAACTCCGTTGACATTGTCAGCATTCAGTTGACCTATAACTTTTAA
- the hemL gene encoding glutamate-1-semialdehyde 2,1-aminomutase: MNHERSEALFNAAKKVIPGGVNSPVRAFKSVGCNPVFIERAAGSKIYDADGNAYIDYVGSWGPMILGHCHPKVVEAIQQTAASGASFGAPTARETVLAELVATAYPNIEKVRMVSSGTEATMSAIRLARGFTGRDKILKFDGCYHGHADSLLVKAGSGAATFGVPTSPGVPADFAKYTLTATYNDLAEVKTLVAANQGEIACIILEPIAGNMGCVPPVAGFLEGLRELCTAEGIVLIIDEVMTGFRVAFGGAQERFGVRGDLVCLGKIIGGGLPVGAFGGKREIMECLSPEGGVYQAGTLSGNPLAMSAGIATLQLIREEGFYEQIEEKSAYLEKGLRQVAGNSSVSTCFQRVGGMFCTFFHPGPVNSFADAVQSDTVSFGAFFRAMLEQGINLAPSQFEAGFMSIAHSREDLDKTITAVEKALATL, from the coding sequence ATGAATCATGAGCGGTCGGAAGCGCTTTTCAATGCGGCGAAAAAGGTCATTCCCGGCGGGGTCAACAGCCCTGTCCGCGCGTTCAAGTCGGTTGGTTGCAACCCGGTATTTATTGAGAGAGCTGCCGGCAGCAAAATTTACGACGCCGATGGCAACGCATATATCGACTATGTCGGTTCCTGGGGGCCGATGATTCTTGGCCATTGCCATCCCAAAGTGGTTGAGGCGATCCAGCAGACCGCAGCCAGCGGTGCCTCTTTCGGCGCTCCGACGGCGCGGGAGACGGTCCTGGCCGAGTTGGTGGCCACGGCCTATCCGAACATTGAAAAAGTACGCATGGTCTCCTCCGGTACCGAGGCCACCATGAGCGCCATTCGGCTGGCCCGCGGTTTTACCGGACGCGACAAAATCCTCAAGTTCGACGGATGCTATCATGGCCATGCCGATTCGTTATTGGTTAAGGCCGGCAGTGGTGCGGCAACCTTCGGGGTGCCGACATCCCCCGGTGTCCCCGCGGATTTCGCCAAATATACCTTGACCGCAACCTATAACGATCTGGCCGAAGTCAAGACGCTGGTCGCTGCCAATCAGGGCGAAATCGCCTGCATCATTCTTGAGCCGATTGCCGGAAACATGGGCTGTGTACCGCCAGTGGCCGGTTTTCTGGAAGGTTTGCGCGAACTCTGTACCGCTGAAGGGATCGTGCTGATCATCGACGAGGTCATGACCGGCTTCCGGGTCGCTTTTGGTGGTGCCCAGGAGCGTTTCGGGGTGCGTGGAGACCTGGTCTGCCTGGGGAAAATTATCGGCGGCGGATTGCCGGTCGGCGCCTTCGGCGGCAAACGTGAGATCATGGAATGCCTGTCCCCGGAAGGGGGCGTCTATCAGGCCGGTACGCTGTCCGGAAATCCCCTGGCCATGAGCGCCGGGATTGCCACCTTGCAGCTGATTCGGGAAGAGGGCTTCTACGAGCAGATCGAGGAGAAAAGCGCCTACCTGGAAAAGGGGCTGCGCCAGGTCGCCGGAAACAGCTCGGTCAGCACTTGTTTCCAGCGGGTCGGCGGTATGTTCTGCACCTTTTTTCACCCCGGCCCGGTGAATTCATTTGCGGATGCGGTACAAAGCGATACCGTTAGTTTCGGAGCGTTCTTCAGGGCTATGCTCGAACAGGGGATCAACCTGGCGCCGTCGCAGTTCGAAGCTGGCTTTATGAGTATTGCCCACAGCCGGGAAGACCTGGATAAGACGATCACCG